The genomic region AAAGGCCTATGCACCACATATGGGGTTAATTGGAATGAACCCCTCTTTCAAACGTTTACCAAAATGTCCAATACGGAGGAAAAACTACCCTGACAGACTACATAGGTCCTTGAGGCAAAGTTGAGGCATGTAgaaagacacacattcacattttcaaGTCTTTAGGTTAAAAGGTagcaatatttatttatgtaccACTGCTTATAACAGTGCCATCTGAAGGACAATTAGTGCgattattttttaacaatttaCATATGGACTATAATTTCTGTGTGCCAAATTAGAAAAAGTTACAAATCTGTGCTTTAGTTTATTTGACCTCAAATGGATCTGCCATTTCTTTGGCATGACTTGCTTACTTATTTACAGCACACGCTAATTCAATTTTGAAGCAATACAAAACATCACTGTTGAGATCAGTCAGGCTCCAAGCCATGACCCTCTCTTTACAACAACTGTTGGCCTTGTAGATGTCCTCTTCAGCCATCCCCATTGGTGATCCCTTTCCATTACACTGGGAGCTCTGCTAGGAAAAGTATCGTCTCTCACTCAGCCTCCAATGTTAAGAAGAGAAACATTCTCTTGGAGGACTGTCAGCGGCCGgaaggtgtttgagatgtgaGTCAGAGCAAAGCCTGGAGACCGAGACTCAGAAACATTGTCATCTAAGAATAACAATGGGAACCCTAATAGTCTGAGGGGTACCTGTTTCTGTGGGCATACCTTCTGTGTCCAAATGCAACTTCTGGCACAAAATCAATAGAACTGATATCCCTGTACTCTGCTCCTCTGTGTgcttgcaaattaattaatgttgCTTTAATGTAAGCAACTTGTCTCTTTGATTAGGCAAATTAGGCTTTCTATAGCAATTTACTTAGCTAATAGTCAGTGCATTTCTTTTGGCCATTTGAAGAAGTTACTCATGTAATGGAAGTACTTTCTCTTGTGTAACCCTCTGTATTACAGTGAGGAGGACGATTTGGCAAAGCGTTTGCAGCATTTCACACCTACCTGTGATGAGTCTGCCACATACAAGAAATTACAGCCATTTCAAATGTTCATATTGCAATAGAGGAAAGAGGAATCCTCGGTGCATTTGCTGTCAGGGGCTATGAAAACTCTACTGAGTCACCTTCCACTGGCTTTGCTCTGACCCACATCGCAAACACTCCGGCTGTTGccttttgttgccttttatTCTACACATTCAAAGAAGTGTAAATACACAATTTTGTGATACCCAATTTGTAATTAAGGCCTCGCAGCTGCTCCCAGCATGCCCTGCAATTGAAGATTGCGACATTGTTCCTCTGAAGCACATCCATCCCCCTGTGGAGTTCTGCTTGTTTTCACACTGCCCTACAAGGAAGTAAGAAAACAACGCAGCATTTCTCTTGATAACGACAACAATTAGCTCTGCCATGTGTAGCACTAGAACACGCTGAGGCAAGGCATCCCTATCCAACCTTCCTACCCACAGTGCACAGCACATTTGCAGCCCCCTTTGCAGGACTTTGAACGTGGGTCGCCATGGTGCAGCTGGGCTGAGATGTGATGCCTTAGACCCAATCTTATTGCCAGTGCTTTATTCAGCCAAGTTTGAAAAAACAGGACAAGTGGTgatgaacattttattgaataacATTCTGATGTATGGCAGTCACTACAAATAATTGATCTAAACCTTTTTACATATTTAGTTTTTATGAAAATTATGGGAGTACCCTAAAGGCAAAACATTTCGTTTTCAATCACAAAACTGCCTGGTGGATGATGAAGAAGCTCAATTTACTGGCACAAAAAGGTTTGAAGAAGGCTGGTATAACATCATTAacataaacaaatgttaaaacaacCAAATTCTGGTTGCCCCTGCTAGGAAGTTGAAACTTCAGCAAGTAAATCATACAGCTAGACAGTAACCATGAGCACATTAAGCATCACTATCCACAACATaagttaaattaattaatgtaaccaAAATCGACATTTTGCAATAGCCATGTCATTCCAGTTATTTAATTCCAAATACATGGTTTGAATTTAAGAGGGCAATATAGTGTAGACAAAGTATAGCACAGGTCTGTATGTGTggagtaatgctaaaaaactattCATTATGTATTCTCTGATTTCAAAACATTATAGAAAATGTTCACTGTCTTTATCCACACAAGGGGAAGGTGATGGAATATTGAGGAAAGGACTGCAAATAATTTGTACATATTTTTGACCAAATAAAATACGTAAAaatatggattttcttttcctcTAGTAATTCAGaagaacaacataattacatgtcagattttttttggcACACATATTGTATCTTAATATCTTCATTGTTGATTTTCAACAATATTTTGGCTCACTTTCACCAAGAATGCCAATGAATTTGTTGGTGACTGTACAGAAGTGTGTCCCTGTTAGCTTCATATGGTCTGGATGATTATGTAAGTGCAAATATTCAGTATTTACATAGATACACTTTATACTGTTGGCTACATGCCCCTGAGATGACATACGTCTTAGTGATATCATCTTCTATATTACAAAGAATCACAGTGACCCCCAAGATATGCACTGACGAATGTCTCCCTTCTAATTGGCTgagaaataagtatttttatttttccttcctCTCACCTCAGGGAAGCCCCCAGAGCTGCTCGGTGAAGAggattctttctctctctctctctctctctctctctctctgtcatctaGGCATGGGCTTCCACCTCTTCTTTCCCCTCAagtctgtatgtgtctgagtGAGCGGTGAGTGTGAGCGCATgtttctcttctcctcctcggATTTTCTCTTCTTATCACCGCTGTCTCCCGCTGTCTCCTTTTATCcatccttttctcctctctcctttttctctaacctccctctctcatttgcatctccatcctccccttccttctttctttccgcccgtcctctcttccctctccggacacactcactcacatgcTCTCTTGCGTCTCTCTCAGGAATCGTAAGGGTCTCCTTGGTCTCACAGGTGGACGGCGGCCCACTACCCAGCAGCCACCATTCCCGCCCCAGAGAGCTCCACGCTGGCAGCGCAGCCCCTTCCACGGCTCAGCATTGGGAGGAAGACCCTGGTAGCCGCCGCCGTGGGGGTCATGCTAGTCCTGGTGTTGGTGGTCCTCATCCCTGTGCTGGTCAGCACGGTGGGCACAGACGACACCAGCCACTTTGAGATGCTAGGAACCTGCCGAATGGTGTGCGACCCTTATCTGGACTCGGGGGGTACAGGCACAGCAACAACCGCCACAGGGCTCCAAGCAGAAGTGGAGGCAGAGGCGCTGAGCGACCACAGCATCGGCCCTCCTTTGCCAACCTATGGCGGCGATGGTCCGCTGGGAAAGCCCGGGCGTCCGGGAAAACCGGGACCACCGGGACCACCCGGAGAGCCTGGTCCTCCAGGGCCCAAGGGACCCCCGGGGGACAGAGGAGACACTCTGAAAACTGGGATACTGGGTCTCGGGGGCCAAGGAGCCATCACCACGGCTACCTACAGCACAATGCCGCGGGTAGCTTTCTACGCGGGCCTCCGGAACCCACAGGAGGGCTACGAGGTGCTTAAGTTCGACGACGTGGTCACCAACCTGGGGGATAACTATGACGGTTCGCTTGGCAAGTTCACGTGCAAGATCCCTGGCACCTACTTCTTCATCTACAATGTGCTGATGAGGGGAGGGGATGGCACCAGTATGTGGGCAGACCTGTTAAAGAACGGCCTGGTGAGTGACATTTTATTAGTAATTTCACTAGTTCATTCAGGGCATCTGTGAAAGATAAAAAGGGCACCCATGTTAAATTGATACTTAATAAACATGATGGGGaatatattttaagtatttCTACCACTGAAATTTAATTAGAGAACAAATGACTTTCAACATATTCTTAACATACGAAGATTCTTGTGTGAGGCTGTCAGATATTTGCTGTTCTCTGAGGGACTGATTACAGTAGGCACCATATAGAGTACCATTAAAATGGTTATTTATGCATGTGGACAAGCACATGAAATATAGTCATAAGTGCTCCCATTCTGTGCCCACTGTAATGAATTAAGCTTGTCGCGATCATATGCTGGAAGCGGCTGGTTCCATTGAATTTTTCCTACTGTATAATCAAGGGGTCTATATTAAGTATATTTTAGATATAATTATTGTCAACTTGAATCACATCATGAATTTCAAGATTCCGTCAATCATCTGGTGTCAAATTAAGGGAAAGAACATTGTGAGCTACAACctcgtttccaaaaatgttgggacgctgcgtgaaaggcaaataaaaacagaatccaatggtgtgcaaatcatttatccctatatttaattgaaaatagtacaaagacgcCAGCAAAAAATGTGGATGCCAATAACAtaaatttgatgctagcaacatgtttaaaaaatgttgggacaggcatgttcaccactgtttggcatcacctcttcttttaataatactctgtaagcatttgggaactagtttttctttcataatgtttccaaaatgtttccaaGCCAtgcactgtgttcacagacaatggttttcagaagttttCCTGAGCCCATGGAGTGATTTGAACCACAcgatcatgtctgtttttaatgcagtgccacctgagggcctgaagatcacgggcatccaatattggttttttgaccttgtcccttacatacagagatttctctggatccTCTGAAactattaattatattatgtaccacagatgatgagatccccaaagtctttccaattttatgttgagaaacgttattcctAGATTGtcgcactatttgcctgcgcagtctttcagagtggtgaatccctcccAATCCtgacttctgacagacccatcctctctggaatgatcatttaatacccaatcacattactgacctgttgccaattgacctaattagttgtgtgatattccaccagattTAATcttagcattacacaatttttcagtcttttgttgcctctgtcccaacttttttgaaatatgttgctggcatcaaattcagagtgggtatatacagctccggaaaaaattaagagaccacactCAAAAAcctccttttcaacttttttggaaaggaaagaaaaaggtgcagtggtctcttaatttcttccggagctgtatttttcaagaaacaatgaaacaacaaaaagtttcaacatctgatacgttttctttgtactattttctgttgataatagggtttgaatgatttgcacatcattgcattccatttttatttacattttacacagcgtcccaacttttttggaaacggggttgtatacGATTAATCATAAAAGGAATGATAACTTTTTACTTCAGTATTTCCAGCCTCCtatatagaaaatctgtgtaaaatgttatattaatggTAATAGTAATGGTcattatgctgctatattagtTCATTTAGAATGAACTAATAAGAACCAGTTGCTAAATCCatattaaataaatcaataaaagtGTGTCATGGCCAAATACCACTGCAATTCAAGAAAGACACGTGTATCTTCATATAGGAATAGAATATAGGAATGGAATAGAGTGAAACTGCCTTCATGGGTGTCAAACAAATTCTTACCCAGGGGCCAATTTGTCCTTCAACAAGATATTAAAACTGTATTGCTGTAAAGATGTGCTAAAGTAGTCCTCTACCCAGATGTTGATAATAAACAAGGTAAACACTGTCAATGGACTGAATGAATGTAAGTACATATTGagttgttcatgttttcttttgtttactcAAACCACCCGTGAGCAGGGACCCTCCTGCGGCCTAAATCCTGCCTGTGGGCCATATGCTTCATACACCTGTCCTAGATACTAAATCCTGCCTGTGGGCCATATGCTTCATACACCTGTCCTAGATACTAAATCCTGCCTGTGGGCCATATGCTTCATACACCTGTCCTAGATACTAAATCCTGCCTGTGGGCCATATGCTTCATACACCTGTCCTAGATACTAAATCCTGCCTGTGGGCCATATGCTTTATACACCTGTCCTAGATACTAAATCCTGCCTGTGGGCCATATGCTTCATACACCTGTCCTAGATACTAAATCCTGCCTGTGGGCCATATGCTTCATACACCTGTCCTAGATACTAAATCCTGCCTGTGGGCCATATGCTTCATACACCTGTCCTAGGGGCAGT from Esox lucius isolate fEsoLuc1 chromosome 5, fEsoLuc1.pri, whole genome shotgun sequence harbors:
- the LOC105028455 gene encoding C1q-related factor-like; this translates as MLVLVLVVLIPVLVSTVGTDDTSHFEMLGTCRMVCDPYLDSGGTGTATTATGLQAEVEAEALSDHSIGPPLPTYGGDGPLGKPGRPGKPGPPGPPGEPGPPGPKGPPGDRGDTLKTGILGLGGQGAITTATYSTMPRVAFYAGLRNPQEGYEVLKFDDVVTNLGDNYDGSLGKFTCKIPGTYFFIYNVLMRGGDGTSMWADLLKNGLVRASAIAQDQDQSYDYASNSVILHLDAGDEVFIKLDGGKAHGGNSNKYSTFSGFILYAD